The window ctgcgaaaggctttcggaggaaatccgcgtccgccagAATCGTCTACGTAACCTGTTTCACGCAGCGCGTAAAACGGCCAATTCTGTGGGACCTGCCACGCTGTATGTGTGAAATTAGCTCCATACACATTGTGCAATCCTCGGCCAAAATAATCAAGTAGATCCTCGACCCAGGTGGGCAATATCACAGGAAACAAGGGAGATGAGATCCCAACCATTGGTTTTTGTGTGGAGCCAACATGGCGTGTGTATCTCTAGTAAAACACGTTGATCATGTGTAACTCGTTAGGATGAAGGGAAGATAAATaaattaacaatgaaaatcaacccatccaaatctcaggtgggccaccttgatcatgtGTAACATGGCGTCGGTTTTTTTATTGGGCTGATACTTTTCCGGTACGGTCAAAATAATTCTtgtcacctgatggatggactggatttaatatatacaacgtgatgggacccatcagcttgggtgttttacgcgGTGCGTGGTATCATGGACGATTCCGGTCCTCTtcttcggacgcggattgcgtcctacccccgcccgtccctagctccgaaagggcaggtttggatgtacagatacagcacggtgggcccgcctacagaactgcccgttcgaagctagggacgggcgggggtcgTACGTAATCCGCGTTCCTCTTCTTCCACGCGCTAGCTGGGCCCGCCATTCCAGGAACAGGGAAATACGCTTGAGTCCGACGCGTGTCGAGTGGAAAGCCATCCATCCTCGACCGGAATCGTCTACAACGCGTGTTTTAACCAGCACTAAGACAGccgagctctgtggggtccactattttgcatactcaaatccaaaccgtccttcaGGCGACAACCATTGTTTTCACCGTACATTAGGATAAATCCGATGAAAAATCCAATATGGGCCACACCGGTGGTAACATTGTAAAACTTCTCCCAAAACCACTAATTACACGTGATGTGTCAAGCCGATTTCtgtatttctcttcatccaggtgcgTCGCACCTGATTAatggttttgatgaaagataaacacaaaGGTGGCCCAATACTCAAACCTACGGTTGAAATCTCATTCCTAATATTCCACGCTGTGTGGGCCATCTAAGAATCGACGAAAAAAagtgatagacggagtggattttacatatagaattatggtgggccccacagacttgGGCATTTTGAGCGCTGCATAAAACGGGTGTTGTAGTGGATTCCAGTCCGTCCACCCTCTTACTCCTGCCACGTGGCGTCTTCACCTTCATCAGATCGTCctattttaatgaaatttcacGGAAGGCGAGAAAAGAAAAACACTTCCGAGAGGGAGAATGAAGAGAGGAGAAGACGAGGTGGACCTCAGCTTAAGCCTTTTCATCGGCTCAAACGTCTTCCGTACAAAACCGGCTTCTCCACCGTCCGATACGACTTCCATAAGATCCGATGAATCCAACGGCTTAGATTCTCTCAAACCGCAGCGGAAGCGGTTTCTGTTCGCGCTGCGGCGCcaagaagcaaagaagaagagaATAGAGAAGAAACAGCAGCAGCTGAACCGTAGCAATGGCATTCCCGTAAATAGTCACACATGCAATGGCAATATGTTATCGGAAGGTCGAGCGGCGAAGAATGGCAGATTTGGTAATTTCGATCAGATGCAATACCCTTCTTTTTCCATGGTGCCGGTGCCGATGCCTTGCTGGGCCCCAAACGCCGCGGCTAATGCATCACCGTCGATCTCTGGGGTGGGCCCATATGGACTGAATTCTGGTTTTCCGGAATTTGAACGGTCGGATTCAAAGCAGAATGGGAGCAGCAGCATCTCTTCTGCGGTCTCGGATGCTCAGAGTGCTTCTCTTCATGGTATAATAATACTATCTTTTCTAGTTTACTAGtcgatcctgaccatccattgcTGTTGATGGCACCGCCGTTAGAGATCGGATGGCGAGGATCATCCGACTGGTGTGCGTGGTTGTTTTGCGTTGTCAGTCatagctggtggggcccaccagttgaCGGTGCTCTCCATGCTTGTTGTCGTTTCTCTTGCTGAGAATATATGCGTTGGATCCTTGTGGTCTGAGTTCCGCGATCTTGACCGTTGGATTTATGGTGTGTAGCTTGTACAGAGTATAGACCATGACATCAGGAAATTGGCCCGATGGGATGATCCTAGCCCTTTGATCTGTGGGCGTCGACGGTCTGGATGCACCAATTGTTGCCTCCTGCTGAGAACATATGGATTGGATCCTCGGGCGTTGAGTTCCCGAGGGGGGGGGCATAtggatcagtgatccagaccgttggttgtTTGTGTGGACATTGTATAGAGTTCAGACCATGACCCGGAAATCCCCATAATGGGATGATCCTAAAACCCTTTGGTCAGTGGCCGTTGATGGCGGGACCCACCAGTTAACGGTCTGGATAGGCCAACTGTCCCTTCTACCAAGAATATATGCATTGGATCCTTGGCCCCTGAACCAATACGTGGGTCCAATGGTCCGGCTATTCTTActatcctgaccattgatttATGGACCAGGGCCGGAAATACTACCAACGGGATGATCCTGACTGTTCAATTTCTGGCCTGCTGATAGACGGTTgag is drawn from Magnolia sinica isolate HGM2019 chromosome 5, MsV1, whole genome shotgun sequence and contains these coding sequences:
- the LOC131246815 gene encoding ninja-family protein 2-like, with protein sequence MKRGEDEVDLSLSLFIGSNVFRTKPASPPSDTTSIRSDESNGLDSLKPQRKRFLFALRRQEAKKKRIEKKQQQLNRSNGIPVNSHTCNGNMLSEGRAAKNGRFGNFDQMQYPSFSMVPVPMPCWAPNAAANASPSISGVGPYGLNSGFPEFERSDSKQNGSSSISSAVSDAQSASLHGSSGSHSRSHSSCTSFKKLKADNQPQESARAVEHTKEKLTTWNTMNSISTTAKTISTPSSLTKHPHSPTQREGNKENLTPLTPSLSQMPCVWTTGDGPNGKTVTGFLYRCTKTEISIICVCHGISFSPTEFVSHAGGTDISHPLRHIVVVPSLYYPLD